The DNA sequence GTAGCTACTGCTATACCTGCCACTGCTCCAAAAACTGGATTAACACTTATTGCAGCAACTGTTACAGCGATCCCCACGCCATACTCTACCCAATCCACATCATTAATACTACCACCGTTAAGTGACATCAATTCTACATCATTTAATTCTACCATAGAATTATTTGCTATCATAATTCAACTATACCTCCGTATACGGTAGTGTCAAAAATTTTATCAACTTTTGACCTGTACCCTTTGATTTTATTGACTTTTATTTAAAATTTATCTTACCCCTATAAAATTGGAAATTGAGAATGTATAGATTTGAAAAGAGAAAGGTACTTTCCCCCTTTTATCTGGTATAATGTTGTTGTGAAGACTAACACCCCAGAAAGGAGATAAGTACCTTTGAACAACATTATATCAGTTTTACTACTATACATTCAATTACAATATCAAATTATTATATATCTTATGTGTTGCGTTCTTGGCAAACACTCTCCCCGCAAGTATTACGATGAGCCTGTTAAAAAACCCTACCGTAAGCTTGTGGTAGATGAAATGCCTATTATTAAAACCCTTGAGAAACTTGATTACAAAAAGCTTATTGCTGATCAGCTTAAAGCTACTGGCAAACTCATTACCCCAGTGAAGAGAAGGAAACCTTCTACTGTCCCTGAAACTATAACCTGCCCCAGATGTAATGCCCCTCATGATTACCTGTACGATAATACAGGTGGCAGAGGTCAGTATTTATGCAAGGTTTGTGAGTGTACCTTCAATAAGAAGAACTACTATCTCAAAAACCTTTTATTCTGCTGCCCTCACTGTGGTAAGGTTCTTACTCAACAAAAGCAGCGTAAGGACTTTAATATCCATAAGTGTAAGAATCCTAAATGTCCATATTACCTTAACAAACTTAACTCAATGTCTGCTGAAGAAAAGCTACGTTATGAAGCTAATCCCCATGACTTTAAGCTGCACTACATCTATAGAGAGTTTAATATTGATTTTGAACCTCTTGCAAAGAAAGCCTCGCAGCCCAATACTGTGAATTTATCAAGATTATCTGTTTCTCCTCACATTCTTGGTCTTATCCTTACCTACTACGTAAACTTCGGTATGTCTTCAAGGCAGACTGCTGCATTGATGCGTGAAGTCCATGGTGTAAGTGTTTCCCACCAATCGGTACTAAACTACGCAGATGCTGTTGCCCGTAATATTAAGCCTTTTATCGACAACTACAAGTATAGCCCGTCTGGCTCCATCTGTGGCGACGAGACGTATATCAAGGTTAATGGTAAATGGCATTATGTGTTCTTCATCTTTGATGCGGTAAAAAAGATTATTCTCTCTTATCCGGTATCTCCTAATCGAGATACTGTTACTGCTATCAAGGCATTGGACGATACCCTATCCAAATTTGAAAACATACCTGATGATCTTACTCTAATCTTTGATGGTAACCCCATCTATATACTAGCTCAGCATTACTTCGCCCAATACGGTATTCACTTTGATATCAAGCAGGTTATCGGCCTTTCTAATGATGATCCTGTCTCTGAGGAATACCGCCCTCTCAAACAAATTATTGAGAGACTCAACCGCACCTTCAAACGTGATTACAGGCCTACCAATGGTTTCAATAGTTTTGATGGTTCTGTGTCGTTCTTAACCCTATTTGTTGCCTATTTTAATTTTCTAAGGCCACACTCAACATTGGAAGGTAAAGTTCCAGTAGTATTGGAAGAACTATCTGCACTTCCCAATATGCCTGCCAGATGGCAGATACTTATTAAGATGTCACAGGCCTATATTAAAACACAACAATCAGCTTAATCATTTTCTCTATATAAATAAATCAAAAAATGATATAGCAGTAGTCACCGGACCTGTGGAGTTTGTGGGTAACCCGCTGCTTTTAGGGGTGTGGGTAACCTGTGTGCAAAGTGTTGGCAACATGCTTTTCGTTGTCAATGCTTTGTGCACAGGTTATCCATGCCCCGGGCGGGTTATCCATAAACTCCATAGGTCTATTAGATAGTACCTCGCCATTCAGGAACATGCCATGGCACATTCCTTCTTCGTGCAAATCTTCAGTATTTAAATCTCAATGTACAACATTACAATTTTTGTTATTATTGGTAGCTCAACTTCATGTTTTCATAGAACTTTTGACACTACCCCGAAGCATATCATCTCGAAATAAAGGTGTCAACAACCCCGTCCCCTTGATACGTCCCCTTGACAAACTTTCAAAATTCATCAAGTTCAAGCAGATCATTTACAGACAAATATCTTAGTATTACTAAACTTCCTCTTCTTCCACATTATTTCTTTCTTTTGTCAATATTATAACAAATAATAGTAATTATACTTGCAATACTAGTTATAATAAATGCTATCCCCATTGCAGGTATTTCAAATAATATATAGCATATCCCTGTTAAAATTGAATTGAAAATGCTTACAATTATCGAAAATTTGTATGCTTTAAATTTATCTTTAAACATTTCATCTCTCCTATATTGTTTCAGACAAAACATTAGTTTATCGTCACAACGATTCTTGATATTTAATAATAATTAATGTGCAAGAAAGAACCTTATCTTAGTCATCACCATCTATCTTACTTGATAAACAATGACATCTAAAATTATAAGGCTCTTTCTTTAACATTTTAACATATACTATTTGTAATCGTTACTAGATATTACTTGCTATCGTCGCAAGGCCACCACCAACTGCGGCTATTCCACCAACTATCATGCCAGCACCAGCAAACTTTGTTGCAGTTGTTGGTTCAGGAGCAGCTATCAATGCTGCACCCCCAACTACACTTGCAACTCCTCCGATAACTGTAGCTACACCGCCTACAACTCCCCAGAAGGTTCCCCCCTCAATTTGACCTAATGAATATTCATTTAATTCTATAAAATTATTACCAATGCACAGTTCCATAATATATCTCCTCTCCATATATAAACTTATTTATTTAGTAGCCCAATCTAACATACTTGCGCCTGCAGCTACCATACCTGATGCTG is a window from the Petroclostridium xylanilyticum genome containing:
- a CDS encoding DDE-type integrase/transposase/recombinase is translated as MCCVLGKHSPRKYYDEPVKKPYRKLVVDEMPIIKTLEKLDYKKLIADQLKATGKLITPVKRRKPSTVPETITCPRCNAPHDYLYDNTGGRGQYLCKVCECTFNKKNYYLKNLLFCCPHCGKVLTQQKQRKDFNIHKCKNPKCPYYLNKLNSMSAEEKLRYEANPHDFKLHYIYREFNIDFEPLAKKASQPNTVNLSRLSVSPHILGLILTYYVNFGMSSRQTAALMREVHGVSVSHQSVLNYADAVARNIKPFIDNYKYSPSGSICGDETYIKVNGKWHYVFFIFDAVKKIILSYPVSPNRDTVTAIKALDDTLSKFENIPDDLTLIFDGNPIYILAQHYFAQYGIHFDIKQVIGLSNDDPVSEEYRPLKQIIERLNRTFKRDYRPTNGFNSFDGSVSFLTLFVAYFNFLRPHSTLEGKVPVVLEELSALPNMPARWQILIKMSQAYIKTQQSA